From the Nodularia sphaerocarpa UHCC 0038 genome, the window TCTATAAGATTTTACAGCAACTCCATGAATGGGGAATGCCGTGGTTGTTTGGGGTTGATCCGGTAGTCTTTCCGATTTATCTGGGATTACCCTGGGGATTAGCAATTGGACCTCTTCCTAATATCCCATTGCCAGCACCTATTCAAACGCGGGTGTGTAAACCCATTATATTTGAACGCTACGGTCGAGATGCTGCAAGCGATCGCCTTTATGTGAATGAATGCTATGAATTAGTTGTAAATCAGATGCAGCAAGAGCTAGACGAATTAGTTAAACTCAGCGCTAAAAACTGATTTACAAAAGCAATGGCGAAATTTTTGCTTGCACTTCTTCGGTCACTTCTGGTGGTACAGATTCAACAAACTGAACACCACGAGCTTTCCAGTCTAGACACTTCATTTGGTCTGCTAGAATGACTCCATGAGTTTTTAGCCCAGAGGGTAGAATTACTTCAAAAGGATAACCCTTTTGTTGCTTTGTTATGGGCATCAATAACGCCAAAGAAGTTTTTTCGTTATATACCTGGGGAGAAATCACAAAAGCAGGTCTATGACCCCTCTGTTCATGTCCTTTCGTGGGATCAAAGTCCAAGTAAACGATATCTCCCCGGCTAGGAATATAAGAATTTGCTGGCGTTACCAAGCTTCTTTCCCCACAGCAACTCCACTATCAACTTCAGCATGGAGATTGTCTGGGGTGATTTGCTCAATCAGCGCTTCCAGTGAGTACCGCTTAGGCTTTTTCAGCTTAATCACCAAGTTTCCATCTACTACACTCAGATTGACTTCGGAGCCTTCAGTTAAATGAATCTCCTTGGCTAAATTTTGTGGGATGCGAATAGCCAGGCTGTTTCCCCACTTGGCAATGTTTGCAACCATAAGGCATCAATGAATTTAGAGGCATAGTGTCCACTAGACAAGTAGATACTATATATCTACAATATAGCAGATATTGCTTAGTATTTGACCAAATCATCAATGAAAGTCACAATCACATCAAGGATTACACTGGCACTGCTTGCCGCACTTCTACGGGTTCACCAGTTAAACTAAAAGCTCTAACTTCAGTAATTTTTACCTTGACAATTTTCCCTTTTAATTGGTTAATGTCGCCTGTAAAGAAAGTCAAACGATTACCGCTAGTGCGTCCCATGACTTGGGTGGGATCTTTGGAGTTTTGGTCTTCGACTAAGACATCTTCAATACGTCCCATGTAACGCTGCGATCGCTCGGATGCTTTAACGTTAACTAAATGGTTTAATCTTTGGAGGCGATCGCTCTTAACTTCTTCACTGAGTTGATTTGTCCACAAAGCTGCGGGTGTACCTGGACGAGGGGAATATGCGGCTGTATTCAACAAATCAAAGCCAATATCCTCTACCAACTTCAGGGTATTTTCAAACTGTGCTTCTGTCTCTCCAGGAAAACCCACAATTGCATCGCCACTAATGGAAGCATCAGGCATATAATGCCGAATCGTATCAATAATCCGGCGATATTTCTCCTGAGTATAACCCCGTGACATTGCTTTCAACAGTTCATTATCCCCTGATTGAAAAGGAATGTGAAAGTGTTCACACACTTTCGGTAACTCGGCACAAGCCTGAATTAATCTTTCCGTAAAATAACGGGGATGACTAGTAGCAAATCTTAACCGTTCAATGCCGGGAATATCATGGACATAGTAGAGTAAATCAGTAAAATTATGTAAATTGCGACCTTCTGGAGTTGTCCCTGGCAAATCTCGACCGTAAGCGTCAATGTTTTGACCGAGAAGGGTAATTTCCTTGTAACCTTGTCGTCCCAGTTCTTCCATTTCGGCACGGATGGCTTCTGGGGTGCGAGATTGTTCTACACCACGGACATTAGGAACCACGCAATAAGTGCAGCGTTCATTACAGCCATAAATGATATTCACCCAAGCAGTCACACTGCTATCTCGTCTGGGCTGAGTAATATCTTCCATGATGTGAACCGACTCAGTGGCCACAACTTGATTCCCATTTAAAACTGATGTCAGCAAATCTTGGAGACGGTTGGCGTGTTGTGGTCCCATTACCAAGTCCAATTCTGGGACTCGTCGTAATAAAGCTTCTCCTTCCTGCTGGGCAACACAACCAGCAACAATCAGCGTTAAGCCAGGTTCTTGTTGTTTGCGTTTGGCTTGTCTACCGAGGTAAGAATACACCTTGTGTTCGGCGTTATCCCGAATTGTGCAGGTATTATAGAGAATCAAATCTGCATCATTGGGGTCTTCCGACCATTTAAAGCCCATGTCTTCTAAAATGCCAGCCATGCGCTCTGAGTCGGCTTTATTCATTTGGCAACCGAAGGTAATAATGTGGTAATGGCGATTAGAAGTAGTCATGGGCGATTATGCTGAGTTAGCGTCACGTAATATAAACTTTGTTTCTATTCTATAACTCAGTTATCAGTTATCAGTTATCAGTTACCAATGAATAGACATAATTGGGGTTAAGTTCTCCAGTATGTCAGCGTGATAACTGATAATTGTTCACTGGTTCAGCGCTATTTCCCCCGGCTGCTCAGGTGTATCTACTCCTCACTTGCTGGCTCAGATGGAGCTGCTTCACGACTACGGCGTAATGAATTCCGCAACTGATTTTGACTAGAAGATGAGCTATTGGCTGGTGCTGGTGCTGGTGCTGGTGCTGGTGCTGGTGTACTGGCTGTGGGACGGGGCCGCCTATTTGTACTAGGTTGCGCTACTGGTGCTGGTGCTGGCGCTGGTCGTGCTGCTGCTGGTGCTGGTGCTGGATTGGTTCGCTGACGCTTCACCCTACGCAAAGAATCTTTGACATTTGACTGGCTAGGAGTAGGAGTCGTACTTGTTCGAGATGATGAACCTGCGGCGGTGTTTTGCTGGCGCGGTTGTCTGACTGGGGTTGCTGCTGCGGGTCTGGTGACTGGTGCTGCTGGGGCTGTGGGTGTAATTTCTCGTCTGGCTCTGACTGTAGGTTTGCTGGTGGTGTTGGTAGCAGGAGTCTTTGCAGTGGGTGTGGGAGTGGAACTAGATGCTGCGCTCTCGCGGCTTCTCTGTCTTGCTTGCTCTTGTTCTTTCTTTTTCCGTTCTTGGAGTTGGCGGTGTCGCCGTGAACCTTCAAGAGCAAATTCTGTTGCTATTGATACTCCCTCTCTACCACTCTCTGAGGGCTTCAATTTCCAGTTACGCGCTTGTCTCAAGGTTTCTTCGTCTAATCTGCTGTTACCACTAGAGTTCACAATTCGCGCTCTGGTGACATTACCTTGGGAATCTGTATCAACAGCTACTTCTACTTTTCCCTCAATGCCTCGCCGTCTGGCAAACTCTGGATAGTTGGTACTGCACTGAGTACAAGCTGCACGACCATTACCTGAACCTCTGGAATTACCACTACTATTATTTTGCGGAGCTGTGTTTATCTGTGGAGTTTTGGGCGCAGTGGGTGCGACTGCGACAGGCGATCGCTGTACTCTTGTATTATTATTTGTATTATTATTTGTATTATTAGTTGTAGTGGTACTTGTTCCCGTACCTGAAGCTACTGTATTACTCGTTTGAGTGACTCTGGAATCTCTTAATCCACTTAAAGTTTTTCTGAGTTGTTCACTAGCTTGATTCGTCTGAGGAACTGCAATTGGTGATTGTGATGATGATGTTGAAGTCAACAGAGATTCTAACTTAGCTACAGATTCCTGGCGTGCAGGACTTGTTGGTGGGGGTGGCTGAGAAATTGTTGGTTGAGTTGGCTGAGAAATTGTTGGTTGAGTTGGCTGAGAAATTGTTGGTTGAGTTGGCTGGGAAATTGTTGGTTGAGTTGGCTGAGGAATCGGAGGAGCTTTAAAACTCTCCACCTTTGGTACTGGTGGAGTTACCGTTGGCTGCTGCTGTTGCGGTGCTACAGCAGGCTGGGAAAATGTTGGCTCAATTTTTACCGGAGTTATTGGTGTGACTCTACTCGTAACAATCTTGGTAGGTTCGGGTATTTTAATTTTTTCGGGAATTATTTCCGGTGGTTTTTCTGGTTTTTCCACCGGCGGCTCTTCTATGGGATCGATAATTGCTAACTCTATTGGTTCATATTGTTCTTTCGGCACTCTCACCAACAAACTACCTATACCAGAAGCTAGTACGCCGATGTGTAGCGTTAACGAACCAATCAGACTGTACATCAAGAAAGTCTTGAGAGCTTTAACTTCTTGGGAACGATGTTCGATAGTAATGCCGGAAAAGCTCATAGTCTATTGCTACCTATTCTCACTTATCTAGTTATATTAAAACGCACAGGCTGAAAATATCAAGTAAAAATTGAAAATTCTTTCAGTAATCCTACGAAAACCTGTTTTAGCCCACACTTCCCAGTTTCTTCCTGAGCATAAGGCTTGTCTGCCTATAGATTGAGGTACTCGAACCCCACCCCCAACCCGCTCCGGTGCAAGCAAGGAGGAGGCTATGATATAGCTTATATGATTAGGAAAGGCTATATGTCATGGAATATAGATAAAAATTCTTCTTTTTTATCGACTGATATTTTATTTTAATTCTTCGCAAAATAGTATCAATTATTGTGATTTATCCTAAATTTGCCAGAAAAACTGTATATTAAATTACAAATTAACTATGCTCAGAATATTCAATTACTAAGTCAGAATATATACTATATACTTATAAAATTTTTCTTCTCCTTACTAAAGCTGCTGTGTACACACAAGTATAAAAACGTTTATTTGCATAGTGTGCGTTAACCCATGCCATGTTGACACATTAATATCTTTGGTATGCGTTATTTATCTTAAGATAAGAATACAGAAGCACTTTCAATTTCATTAGTAAACTTAAGTAAGTTTATTTAGCGGTTAATAGCTAGTTACAAAAAATTAGCATCACAAAAATCTGTCTTTGAAGTAGGCTTGTAGCATCTCAACGCTTGTATTATTTTTATGACTTCCTTGATTCGCTTCTTAATGTGCGCCCCTGACCACTACGATGTAGACTATGTAATTAATCCCTGGATGGAAGGGAATATTCACAAGTCTTCGCGCGATCGCGCCGTGGAACAGTGGGAAAAACTGCACCACATCCTCAAACAACACGCCATTGTCGATTTAGTACCGCCCCAGATTGGTTGGCCTGACATGGTGTTTACCGCCAACGCTGGTTTAGTCTTGGGAAAAAATGTTGTCCTGAGTCGATTTCTCCACAAAGAACGTCAGGGAGAAGAGCCTTTCTTTCAAAACTGGTTTGAGGAAAACGGTTACACGGTGAATTTACTCCCGAAAGACTTACCCTTTGAAGGTGCTGGAGATGCACTTTTAGATCGGGAAGGACGTTGGTTATGGGCTGGTTATGGTTTTCGCTCAGAATTAGATTCTCACCCTTATTTAGCTAAATGGTTAGATATTGAGGTGCTGTCCCTGCGCTTAATTGATGAGCGCTTCTATCACCTAGATACCTGCTTCTGTCCTTTGGCTAACGGCTATTTATTGTATTATCCCGGCGCTTTTGATGCTTATTCTAACCGCTTAATAGAAATGCGAGTTGCGCCAGAAAAGCGGATCGCAATTACCGAAGCTGATGCTGTCAACTTCGCCTGTAATACGGTGAATGTGGAAAGCATCGTGATTATGAACAAAGCCAGCAATACTTTAAAAACACGTTTAGCAGATTTTGGTTTCCGAGTTATTGAAACCCCTTTGACAGAATTCCTCAAAGCCGGTGGTGCTGCTAAATGTCTCACACTCAGAGTCACGGAACCAATAGATACAGAAATTCATGCGAATGTCTCGGTCGAAAGTCGCGTGATTCGCATGGAAGGTCATTTGCTGGACTCTGGTTTGATTAACCAAGCTCTAGATTTGATTGTGGATACTGGCGGAAGTTTCCAAGTGATGAATTTTAACTTGGGAGAACAACGCCAAAGTACATCTGCGGCTGAGGTGCGAGTGTCAGCGCCTTCTCATGGAGTGATGGAAGAAATCATCTCGCAGTTAATTGATTTGGGTGCTGTCGATTTACCCCAAGATGAACGAGATGCTAAATTACAGCCTGTAATTCAAGCTGGTGTCGCTCCTGATGATTTCTATGTGAGTACGATTTATCCTACGGAAGTGCGGATTAATGGTGAATGGGTAAGGGTGCAGAATCAGCGCATGGATGGCGCGATCGCCATTACTCAAACTGCCAATGGTTTAGTCGCTAAGTGTAAACTGTTACGTGACTTAGAAATTGGTGACAGAGTAATTGTAGATGTACTCGGTATCCGGACTATCCGTAAAACTGAATCCCGCGAACAGCGTAATTCTCAAGAATTTAGCTTTATGTCCTCTGGGGTTTCCAGCGAAAGACGTGTGGAAATTGTGGTGGAACAAGTGGCTTGGGAATTACGTAAAATTAGGGATGCTGGCGGTAAAGTAGTTGTCACTGCGGGTCCTGTGGTGATTCACACTGGCGGCGGCGAACATTTGGCGCAACTAATTCGGGAAGGATATGTACAGGCGCTCTTGGGTGGGAATGCGATCGCAGTCCATGACATTGAGCAAAATATGATGGGGACTTCCCTCGGTGTGGACATGAAGCGGGGTGTCGCCGTGCGGGGTGGGCATCGCCATCACCTTAAAGCCATCAATATTATCCGCCGTTATGGCAGCATTGCCAAGGCTGTGGAAGCGGGTGTGGTTAAAAATGGTGTGATGTATGAATGTGTATCTAATAATATACCTTTCAGCCTCGCTGGTTCGATTAGGGATGATGGCCCTTTGCCTGATACCCAAACGGATTTGATTAAGGCACAGGAGGAATACGCCAAGCTGATTGAGGGTGCGGAGATGATTTTGATGCTGTCCTCAATGCTACACTCGATTGGGGTGGGAAATATGACTCCGGCTGGGGTGAAGATGGTCTGTGTAGATATTAATCCAGCTGTGGTGACTAAGTTAAGCGATCGCGGTTCTGTGGAATCGGTGGGTGTGGTTACTGATGTGGGTTTGTTCCTCAGTCTGTTGATTCAGCAGTTGGAAAAGTTGACAAATCCTTATGTTGCTAGTGTAGGTTAAGAAATGTATCACGCAGAGGCGCAGAGGCGCAGAGAGGAATGAAGAGAGTAGTTTTTCAGGAAGATTTGCAGGTTAATTGGGTGAGTTTTATTGCTGATTTCCTGTTGGTGGGGATGGTTTTTGGTCCACCTATTGCTCCTTTTTTGGCTGCGTCTGATGTGTCTTTGCTGGGTAGGATTGCGGACATTATTTATTTCATGGGTAATCATGTCTGTCCGCAACCTGATATGGGTTTGGATTTAGCACCCCCGTTTATTATGGCTGTTTGTATGCGTTGCTATGGTACTGTTTCGGGGTTGCTATTTACTCGTTTGTTATATGGGGTAACTGGTGGTAAGGGTTTTTACTGGTTAAGTCAATATGGTTGGAATGGTGCGGCTTTGGCTAGTGTGTTAATGATGGCTTATCCTTTGGAATTGGCTGCACAAGTTTTTGGTTTATGGGATTTTAATAATTATTTGGTCACACCTTTTGGGTTAATTACTGGTTTGGCTTGGGGTTTATTTACTATGCCGATTTTTCATCAGTCGCAGCATAATCATTTGTATAAAATTTAATATGAATAATCAAACGCCGATAAACGCCGATAAACGCCGATAAATACAGATTTTTAATTGTTTGTTTTGCTCGGTTTTCACAACATCTATTGTTAAATTAACTGTATTTTCCTAAAATTTTGCTTTAATAGTAATCTTACGCAAAAAACTCTCAAACTCTCATGACTCTGCGTACTCTGTGCCTCTGTGGTTAGTTAACTCCTGATTTAAGCGTAATTACTGATACAGATTATCCTATTTTCTGGATAAACTAAGAGAGAAACTAATACATTTGTATTATCAGGCTTGTAGCTGACCATAGTTAACTCAGAGGGGTGTACCAAATGATTAATACCAGTTACGACTTTGACCAAGCTATCCTACCTACAGGTTCTTCATTAAAAACAAATATTTTGCTGCGTTTTCGGGCTGATATTGCGGAATCTCCCCGACGTAACCTGAATCTTTCTTTGGTAATTGACCGTTCCGGCTCTATGGCTGGTGGTGCTTTGCATCACGCACTTAAAGCTGCTGAGTCTGTCGTGGATCAACTCGAATCAAATGATATTCTTTCAGTGGTGGTTTACGATGATGAAGTAAATACCGTTATTTCACCCCAACCTGTAACTGACAAGTCTGAACTGAAAAAATCCATCCGCAAAGTCAGAGTCGGCGGTATTACTAATTTATCTGGGGGTTGGCTCAAAGGTTGCGAATATGTGAAAACGCAACTTGATCCGCAAAAAATTAACCGTGTGCTTCTACTTACCGATGGTCACGCCAATATGGGTATTGTAGACCCCAAGGTGCTGACAGCGACATCAGCAAAAAAAGCTGAGGAAGGTATCACTACAACTACATTGGGATTTGCTCAAGGTTTTAATGAAGATTTGTTAATTGGTATGGCGAGAGCCGCCAATGGTAATTTCTACTTTATTCAAAGCATTGACGATGCAACGGAAGTTTTTAACATTGAGTTAGACAGTCTTAGAGCCGTGGTAGGTCAAAATCTGACAGTAACTCTGGAATTGGCTGATGGTGTTAGCCTCGTTGATACTTTAAGTTTATCTACAGTTAGTCACAATCAAGCTGGTCAAGCGGTGATTAGTTTGGGCGAACTTTACGAAGGGGAAGATAAACTTTTGGGGCTGAGTCTGGATATATCCTCACCACCAGTTGGTGATTTACCTGTAATGAAGCTGCATTACCGCGCTGATGTTGTCCAAGATAACGTGATTTCAAGTGTGTCAGGTACAGCCGATGTGGTCGCTAAAGTTGGTACTATCGAGGAAGCTGCGGCTGCGTCTTCGAGCCATGTTATCCTGGAACTGAGTCGCCTGACTATTGCTAAAGCTAAAGAAATAGCCCTTGATTTAGCTGAACATGGCAGACATGAGGAAGCTGAACAAACCCTGCGGATATTAGTCAAAGACCTTCAGGATAAAGGGTTAAATGAGAATTTTGAAATTGCTGAAGAGATAGATCAGCTAGAGTATTTCGCTGGTAGAATTGCTCAAAAAGCTTTGGGTAATGCGGGACGTAAAGAACTGCGAGACCAAACTTACCAGACAATGACACGCAATCGCAGTGATTTGGCGGGACGTGGTGTGACTGCTGGCGATGAAGTCTATGCAATCCCGGTGGTGAATGAAGTCGGTTCTGGGGTAGAACTGCGCTGTGTTCGCGAAGGTGGTAAATTGCGGGTTAAAGTTGTGTCTGAGGGTTACGATACCAGTAAGAATGTCCAGTTTCCGCGCGGGATTCGGGCTGAAGGCGCACGCTATGTGGTGGAAGGATTGGAATTGTCGAGCGATCGCACTTTTTACCGTGTCTGTGGAGACATTACTCGTTTTGCTCAAGCGGGTGTCGCAGATACTTTTGCTAACCGTAGAACTACGCAACGCGTTAGCACTGGTAAAGCTTCCAAAGGTCCGGCCAGTGCTGCTGACTTGGAAACAACTGATACTGTGGATCATCAGGTTTTAGTGCAGTGTGTCAAAGATGGTAGTAAGCTCAGAGCCAGGGTGGTTTCTGACGGTTATGAACCAGATTGGAATATGCGTTTTCCTCGTTCGGTGCGGGAAGAAGGAATGCTTTACGTTGTTGATGAGGTGAAGACAGCGCCTGATGGTAAGTCTTATATTGCTTGTGGGGATATTAAGCGTTTTGTGCAACCTACGATTAATAATTAGGCGTTGTTGAATTAAGATTTCAACTCACGCAGAGGCGCAGAGTCGCAGAGAGAGTTTAAGTTTTGTAGGGTGGGTTAGCGCAGCGTAACCCACCATTAACTTTTTTTAGCTTATGCTTCAATTAATGGATTATAATCATTTGGGTTGGTGAAGCCTGCAATCCACGCTGCTGCTTGATGACAATTTCTGATATGAGGGGGAACGCGTAAAACATGAATGTGTCCTGTGGATGGACAGGTGACTTTTAAAACCATTAGCGGTTCGTCGTCTTCAAAGGGGATGTAGACAAGTTGACGTTCTCCGCCAGCATCTTGATCGCGATCGCGCACCAAACCCCCCACTTGCTGCAATAATATTTCATATCCCAAACGCTCGATGAGTACACGGCGTAATTCCACATTCTCGATGTTAAGAATATCTTGCCCTGTGATCGAATCTGATGCAAAAGCAATTTGATCATTTACCTGCACACCTCGCCAGCGCAAAA encodes:
- a CDS encoding TIGR00300 family protein, translating into MTSLIRFLMCAPDHYDVDYVINPWMEGNIHKSSRDRAVEQWEKLHHILKQHAIVDLVPPQIGWPDMVFTANAGLVLGKNVVLSRFLHKERQGEEPFFQNWFEENGYTVNLLPKDLPFEGAGDALLDREGRWLWAGYGFRSELDSHPYLAKWLDIEVLSLRLIDERFYHLDTCFCPLANGYLLYYPGAFDAYSNRLIEMRVAPEKRIAITEADAVNFACNTVNVESIVIMNKASNTLKTRLADFGFRVIETPLTEFLKAGGAAKCLTLRVTEPIDTEIHANVSVESRVIRMEGHLLDSGLINQALDLIVDTGGSFQVMNFNLGEQRQSTSAAEVRVSAPSHGVMEEIISQLIDLGAVDLPQDERDAKLQPVIQAGVAPDDFYVSTIYPTEVRINGEWVRVQNQRMDGAIAITQTANGLVAKCKLLRDLEIGDRVIVDVLGIRTIRKTESREQRNSQEFSFMSSGVSSERRVEIVVEQVAWELRKIRDAGGKVVVTAGPVVIHTGGGEHLAQLIREGYVQALLGGNAIAVHDIEQNMMGTSLGVDMKRGVAVRGGHRHHLKAINIIRRYGSIAKAVEAGVVKNGVMYECVSNNIPFSLAGSIRDDGPLPDTQTDLIKAQEEYAKLIEGAEMILMLSSMLHSIGVGNMTPAGVKMVCVDINPAVVTKLSDRGSVESVGVVTDVGLFLSLLIQQLEKLTNPYVASVG
- a CDS encoding DUF6745 domain-containing protein codes for the protein MLNLMSKGRIPKKPIKQHSQASHEPVSPETARKLILAHRAWDGMRVLGNLNLSGASDIYNLPENLTCESLDISDCVNLTTLPQGLHVTHGIELANSGITSLPAGHGFVLRWRGVQVNDQIAFASDSITGQDILNIENVELRRVLIERLGYEILLQQVGGLVRDRDQDAGGERQLVYIPFEDDEPLMVLKVTCPSTGHIHVLRVPPHIRNCHQAAAWIAGFTNPNDYNPLIEA
- the mazF gene encoding endoribonuclease MazF, with product MVTPANSYIPSRGDIVYLDFDPTKGHEQRGHRPAFVISPQVYNEKTSLALLMPITKQQKGYPFEVILPSGLKTHGVILADQMKCLDWKARGVQFVESVPPEVTEEVQAKISPLLL
- a CDS encoding DUF2085 domain-containing protein — its product is MKRVVFQEDLQVNWVSFIADFLLVGMVFGPPIAPFLAASDVSLLGRIADIIYFMGNHVCPQPDMGLDLAPPFIMAVCMRCYGTVSGLLFTRLLYGVTGGKGFYWLSQYGWNGAALASVLMMAYPLELAAQVFGLWDFNNYLVTPFGLITGLAWGLFTMPIFHQSQHNHLYKI
- a CDS encoding energy transducer TonB; protein product: MSFSGITIEHRSQEVKALKTFLMYSLIGSLTLHIGVLASGIGSLLVRVPKEQYEPIELAIIDPIEEPPVEKPEKPPEIIPEKIKIPEPTKIVTSRVTPITPVKIEPTFSQPAVAPQQQQPTVTPPVPKVESFKAPPIPQPTQPTISQPTQPTISQPTQPTISQPTQPTISQPPPPTSPARQESVAKLESLLTSTSSSQSPIAVPQTNQASEQLRKTLSGLRDSRVTQTSNTVASGTGTSTTTTNNTNNNTNNNTRVQRSPVAVAPTAPKTPQINTAPQNNSSGNSRGSGNGRAACTQCSTNYPEFARRRGIEGKVEVAVDTDSQGNVTRARIVNSSGNSRLDEETLRQARNWKLKPSESGREGVSIATEFALEGSRRHRQLQERKKKEQEQARQRSRESAASSSTPTPTAKTPATNTTSKPTVRARREITPTAPAAPVTRPAAATPVRQPRQQNTAAGSSSRTSTTPTPSQSNVKDSLRRVKRQRTNPAPAPAAARPAPAPAPVAQPSTNRRPRPTASTPAPAPAPAPAPANSSSSSQNQLRNSLRRSREAAPSEPASEE
- the miaB gene encoding tRNA (N6-isopentenyl adenosine(37)-C2)-methylthiotransferase MiaB is translated as MTTSNRHYHIITFGCQMNKADSERMAGILEDMGFKWSEDPNDADLILYNTCTIRDNAEHKVYSYLGRQAKRKQQEPGLTLIVAGCVAQQEGEALLRRVPELDLVMGPQHANRLQDLLTSVLNGNQVVATESVHIMEDITQPRRDSSVTAWVNIIYGCNERCTYCVVPNVRGVEQSRTPEAIRAEMEELGRQGYKEITLLGQNIDAYGRDLPGTTPEGRNLHNFTDLLYYVHDIPGIERLRFATSHPRYFTERLIQACAELPKVCEHFHIPFQSGDNELLKAMSRGYTQEKYRRIIDTIRHYMPDASISGDAIVGFPGETEAQFENTLKLVEDIGFDLLNTAAYSPRPGTPAALWTNQLSEEVKSDRLQRLNHLVNVKASERSQRYMGRIEDVLVEDQNSKDPTQVMGRTSGNRLTFFTGDINQLKGKIVKVKITEVRAFSLTGEPVEVRQAVPV
- a CDS encoding vWA domain-containing protein, with translation MINTSYDFDQAILPTGSSLKTNILLRFRADIAESPRRNLNLSLVIDRSGSMAGGALHHALKAAESVVDQLESNDILSVVVYDDEVNTVISPQPVTDKSELKKSIRKVRVGGITNLSGGWLKGCEYVKTQLDPQKINRVLLLTDGHANMGIVDPKVLTATSAKKAEEGITTTTLGFAQGFNEDLLIGMARAANGNFYFIQSIDDATEVFNIELDSLRAVVGQNLTVTLELADGVSLVDTLSLSTVSHNQAGQAVISLGELYEGEDKLLGLSLDISSPPVGDLPVMKLHYRADVVQDNVISSVSGTADVVAKVGTIEEAAAASSSHVILELSRLTIAKAKEIALDLAEHGRHEEAEQTLRILVKDLQDKGLNENFEIAEEIDQLEYFAGRIAQKALGNAGRKELRDQTYQTMTRNRSDLAGRGVTAGDEVYAIPVVNEVGSGVELRCVREGGKLRVKVVSEGYDTSKNVQFPRGIRAEGARYVVEGLELSSDRTFYRVCGDITRFAQAGVADTFANRRTTQRVSTGKASKGPASAADLETTDTVDHQVLVQCVKDGSKLRARVVSDGYEPDWNMRFPRSVREEGMLYVVDEVKTAPDGKSYIACGDIKRFVQPTINN
- a CDS encoding AbrB/MazE/SpoVT family DNA-binding domain-containing protein; translation: MVANIAKWGNSLAIRIPQNLAKEIHLTEGSEVNLSVVDGNLVIKLKKPKRYSLEALIEQITPDNLHAEVDSGVAVGKEAW